aaataattgtACGATCTATTACTACTAATCAAATTTTGAACattaccaaaaagaaaaaaaaactgtaaattcgacaaaaatattattcccaaAATTGTTGTGTCGCACAACATCTGATTACGCCTGTTTTgacttatttgaagaaaatgaatacATACACAATCATAGATAGTTTCCTATTCTGCATTAAACGAGCTCTCCGCGTTTTTAGCAAATaatctatcaaataaaaaaaaattgaatacttattaatagtttcattcattttatcgCTGTTTAATATGAACTTTTCctatattcatagaaatttcAATCAGGAATATACATTGAACTTGAATTATAgattaatattaagtattttcatacaaatatcttTGAGagaatcattaaaattttaaccctCCCCGCAAATTtgcgtattattattatatgataaatcaGCTGGGTAATTGTAGATATATTATCGAATAATTGCTACCATGGTACGTCATAGCTCTCtctaatatattacataaatcaGATTTATTCTGAGGATGTCTCCTTGTCGTCTTTAAATCGAACGAAGATTCATTCAATTGGCATGCTTTATTTAaggaatcaaattaattattcattatgcaAAACAATTGCATTCCATATGGATATGATGATTGATAGGAAATGAACGAAAAGCCCCCATAGACGTCATAAATCTAGTGACAGAGCtagagaagtaaaaaaaaataacaaactagTATAGAATCAAATCAATAACCCGGAGTGGAGTAGAGTTAGACGTCACATTTAACATAAGTTAATAACGGAGCATTagatcatttaaaatagaattctAGGATGTTATCGGGTCGTGGTGTATTTTCTCTAGTCAGAAGAggtttttcttcctcttttccaGTGAATTCTAAGGCATTGACGGTACGGGATGCATTGAACTCCGCCCTAGATGAAGAGTTGGATAGAGATGATCGCGTGTTTCTCATGGGGGAAGAAGTGGCCCAATATGACGGAGCTTATAAAGTATCTCGTGGACTTTGGAAAAAGTATGGCGACAAACGAGTTATTGATACTCCAATCACGGAAATGGGATTTGCAGGGATTGGTGTAGGAGCCGCTTTTCATGGTCTACGGCCCGTTATAGAATTCATGACTTTTAATTTTGCTATGCAAGCTATCGATCAAATCATTAATTCTGCTGCTAAAACCTTCTACATGTCTGCTGGCTCTATCAACGTACCTATTGTATTTAGAGGAGCCAATGGCTGTGCTGCAGGTGTAGGAGCTCAACATTCCCAATGCTTTGCCGCGTGGTATTCACACTGCCCTGGTCTTAAAGTCATTAGTCCGTATGACTCTGAAGATTGTAAAGGACTTTTGAAGTCTGCTATTAGAGATCCAGACCCTGTTGTTTTTCTTGAGAATGAACTCCTTTATGGTGTATCATTTGATGTTGATGACTCTGTCATCTCTTCTGACTTTACGGTCCCCATTGGAAAAGCAAAGATCATGAAAGAAGGAACAGATGTAACTCTAGTCGCTCATTCCATTGGAGTTGCTTTTTGTGTCGAAGCGTCCGATGCTTTAGGTATGTTGATGGTCTTACTCAAAAAATCTGAGttagttcttttttaaaagactgATTTTCTAtctatttaatcatttcaattacctatttttatttttagcacAAGAAGGTATCTCCTGTGAAATTATTAATCTGAGATCCATTAGACCTTTGGACTTTGATACCATCAAGAAATCAGTCATGAAAACAAATCATCTCATCTCTGTTGAGGGAGGTTGGCCACAGAGTGGAGTCGGATCAGAAATCTGCGCTAGAATGATGGAGTGTGACGCTTTTCATTATTTGGATGCCCCGGTTATAAGAGTAACAGGTGCTGATGTGCCTATGCCTTATGCAAAAAGCTGTGAAGAAAAGGCGACGCCGCAAGGATTGAATGTTATTAATGCAGTTAAAAAAATGCTCAACAAATAAAGAGATTAGTACTCCCTCTACACGTATTATCAAAGTTTATTCTCATACATTTGTTAATACAttaataaggataaaaaaagaatatcaccaaaataactaaattattattcaatgctGTTATATATCGTCCAATgacgattaattaattataaatacaattgtttttattctatacatataactttaatttaaatgtagatatgaatttattttttatttaaaaaaaaacaaaaaaaaacaactgcaAATTCAACGAAACAAATCAACAGTCAACATTAtcttaactatttttataacattttcattACAAATCATCATTCGTCGTATGAAAATTAGACGAGTCAGGtacaaaaatttccaatagttagtttaaaaaaaatctattatcgTAATAATTCATCACAGCCATTTTGCCGATATTCTATGACGAAGAAAGCACTCTTAGAACTTTGTGCAAGTGGAACCATTTTCCATTCATTTAAGTTCTGCTACATAGTTTGAGATTAGAATTGTCACCATGGCGTAGTAAATCCAATCTTTTTCTAaagatttttacttttctaatgcATCCTTTGAATCCTTTGTAGTACTGATGTGGAAGACCAGGAGGTAACGGCTCTTTTCCCCCTAAACATAGAAtcatattcaattaataattatccacGTTTGACAAGCTtgtcaataatgaaataaagaacATATGGAAATATGTAAGTTTCACTAGTTCAGTTTCATTCACGACTAATCGTCGTATAAGTATTCaagaataattatacatattattggtaTTAGGTCTCTTAAAGTATGGTTCAGTGAActttttaagctttaaaaaattcaaagttcacAATGAGGACTTCAtatttccattaaatatttcagcttaaataaatttgatccaTTTATGAgggtatacaaatattataatgatatattctttgtatttcatttaacatttcaatcatttgaaaaaattaaatgtcaatgGTTAAATTACTTTAGAAAAGTAATACAATTTGTAGTCTCTTTAAACCTTGAATATCCATTTTATATCATTGaatggttatttatttattacgaaGTTAAAACTCTATCTTTGTAAcatcttgaaataaaaatttcgcatttttataacaaagttttatataaattaattatgaaattaattttagtaatacAAACACAAGCTATAAAAATATACGTTTCAGAAACCTTTCAAATCAAAAGTAATAGAcactatgatatatataatataaaatataatgatacttaattaaattgattacaACTTAGGGACTTTTATATCTCAAGTGCTGTTCTATtcattgatttcattttatattctaattaagTCTgctaaattcaaaatttcaatcctAAAACTTTatgaattagaaataatttatacttcaattctaaaaaagttgtcaataattagtagagatgtgaaaattgtctaaattctcgtgagtataaatcaaaaagaaaagtatatgttgacAAATTTGATAGTTGATGACATATCTGCTGACCATaagtgcataaaatatgtctgaGAATGTGGAAGTGGCCTTTTCTAGTCGCTAATTTGAACGGTTTTTTTTCCACAGgtgctgttattattattatttaattcatgaagataagtatagagtaataactagtgtgtatgctcatgaaagataGTTTAAATATGggtttgctcgggagttattAGTATAAGTCCTTGATGGACTTGAAGATTGACATTAGAGTAATTCCAGCTTATATGGCCTTGCTATATAAGACGTGAAATCTGTCGATGAGTTCAAGTCACTAATATCTGGACTGGACCAAGGGTCAATCACTTAAACTCATGCAGggaagtgtattttttatggtttaaaattaaaatccaaaaccTAATTGCAATATTaatctctttttatttcatcagcATAAATGTAAAGTCACGTGCTACAATCAATATCCCATCCATAAAGACAACATTcttgaactgaaataaaaaagtttttgactaaaaaatctTCCGTAGAGCAAGTGTTGTAACCTGGGAGTGCTacagatattttctttaaaattcataattttacatTCACACATAAGATGTACCTAGTGTACGGGTTTTACATTCACTCATCTTGTTCGCTGAATGAAATGTGAAGTTTCCAGTAAGCTTAGTTCTTACATTATTAATTCTCTTctaatacatttataacttttttatggaataatcATAGAAatgtttgaatagaaaattaaattttacgaaGAAAAtcccagaaaatatttttgtcagagGATGTCCCCATCATTTTGTTAAACAATaattggattattatttttacatataaaaccatttttgaaatacttgaTAAAATCTTCTGAAATTATAGTTTGTGTAATAATActctatgaaataattttatacattaaatcaTTAGCAAAATGGAGTTGTACCTATAAagaatcataaattttttagtatatatatgcaatacatttttggggtatcatttattaaaaagatataccTAACGCTGtgatttgtatatttcataatttaaaataaaatattaaaaaatacttgatgAATACCTTAGAATCAGCCCTTCAAAAAGATAGATAGTAATTATGCTATTAGTATATGtaaagcaaaattaattaataaaactaagtGAATGGCACGCACACAATACTGTATACTATATTATTAAGATTGTTCatcaattaatcatcattcGATTATCCCTTCCATCCTCTCTCGTTCCTCATTGGctttacgtattttttttattaatcaaaaacttttttatttcatttcgaaaATGTTGTCATTATGGAAGTGGTATTAATTTCACATAGATCCTTCCATCGCACTTTTTCATAGTAACATCAAAGAATATAACTGTTGCCAAGacttccttgactgttactcttaatttttttatactctatgacgtcaaaatctatATGTCTTATCCAAAAGTCTGCATGGTACATCAAATTcgaaattctagcaagcccaatttcatgatggtctaaccttgatgattaccacgttcattttttgtttattttagttttaccAAGCggcaagacatattttatacatcactgCAGTGCTGGTGGATATCACTagtaatgtaaatcgtgtgtatatttagtttctttttgaCTTAGTCATCTGAAGAAAGAATTTTCTAtgcctcagctgttgtcattattatttaacttctggtTAGTTAACTTTCTTTTCAATCATATTCTAAACCTGATtcaacattcgtgtgtgctcataaaagacggagattaGCAATGAAGTTTTGTGGTGGAGTTATcattgtaagcccttgttggactcagagaagaattgaggattaacatCGGAGTAAGTCTTTCTaaagtccttgtttatttcctactCCCTCTCCTCCGTCCAaaacatcaaattgtcagggttaccatattgattttcggtttctttttttgaacatgcccaaaatacacacaattttcatcatatcattataaaattaataagagaactaatatcttgcaaattactttcaaatatcgtaaaaaaaaatatatgcacacGAGGATTTCGAAATTTTGTTACATCCCTAATAATAAGAGACAACTTAATGtagcaaaaaatcaaaaaaaatttagtgaaTCGAAGGTCCTCTTCGCAATAACAAATCAAATAAGTAATTCGCAGCTTGATTTACCTAGCCAAACTTTCCCATTTGTGTTGAGTATACTAGCTCCAGTTCCTGATTTTCCACGTATGGGTTTTAATTTATCCACTTGGATCAAACCAGTCCTTCTCCTTCGAATGACTTTGAGACGATGCCACTTATCGtcatttattcttttctaaGAATATAAAACAATGGTATAATCAGATAAAGCATTGTCATGAGTATTTTTGAACTAACCTTAGATTTAATCCTCAAAGTGTTTTGTTTCTTCCCTAATTTATAGCTCAACTCTGGGTAACCATCTACTATGGCGACAGCCAAAAAATCACCTTTCAATGAAGTACCTTGGttaatccatattaataaaccaTTCTTCTCTATTGTTCTGAGGTGAactgtaaatttattattagtttctCCACGTCGTCTGAAAATGAAAATCATAGCAATATTGTATTgaattatattagataaattataaaagtttcaaacttaaatttatttgattagtatGTTCAGGGGCGGTTTCCTATATGGGATGAATAGGCTGCCGTCCAAGACGGCATTCATAGATGGGACCccacaatatatattgtatttgttaGCACTCATTTTCTCCGGTTTGAATTTGCTCATTTACAAAACATCAAGTCAATGACGTTAACGTATGTCCCATACGTTAACGTCATTGACTTGATACGGTATGGGTAAACGGCCTGCTGGGCCTTCTCTGTTTTTATAAAGGTCTGCTGAGGCCCATAGAGTCTTTGAGAGAAGAGAAAGGGTCAGGGACAAGGGTGTGCGAGCTCCAATGTAAGAGGGCCTGATCGAGATGAGGGATCTGACCAAATACCCTTTAATTTAAATAGAGGTTCAATTTTTGTCAGAGAAGGGAGTGTCATACAACTTCACTACTTGTTCGGTGGTTGTTTATGAATTAGGAGTCTAGAGACGTGAAAATAAGCACACTTTTAAGCATGTGAGGATACAATTGAAGGATGCAAGCAGATTCAGTCTCCTAGCAAGTATGTTGATGTTGTAGTCAGTCTCCTTAAAAAAACCGAGAGAGGTCTTCCCAATTAAAAGACTACATGCTCTGTGGCTGCACAAATGGTAGCTGCAAATATCTGTGAACAAATGAATAGGGAAGTTGTCGTAAAACGAAAAGGCCCGAAGATCACATAGCGGCACTTTTTCTAATAGCCATTTGATGAACCTATTACTAaagctagaaaaaaaaaacaacaaaaacaggAAGTGAAATTTTTCAATGCTGCTCCAATATCGGCcatccatgaaatatttttcacattgtAAAAGGTGTGAGATAAGTTTGGAGAGCTGACACATTTCTAAATTTTCACAAATGAGCAATGTGTGACCCTAAGTACTATACTGCACTTTAAAGAAAATCTGACTTGGATGGCAAAGAGCTTGAATAGGAGCTGAAAAACTTGCAGGATTTTCCATCAAAGATCACATCCTTGCTTGAGCTTCTGATATTTGTGTGTGCAGTGTGTGGCTTTACGAAGtaaggaaattttaatttttctgacaATTTCATGTTTTCCTAGTGTGTGGGTGAGGCCTGGCTTGCCCGGGGTGTTATGAGAGCTGGGACAGCCACTGAGTACTCTATTATTTTAGCgtgaatgataaatttatagttatggATAAAGTTTTGAGATTTAATTCGAGTTTGTATGCATCATTATTCACTAATGAATATTGATAAGATAAATCATCcatattgagataaaaaaagaaatatgaagataaattacCCACCCATAAATATCAAAAGTCTCTTCATCAGAATCGAAATCATCGATAATTTGGCCTATTTGCTCATCATCATCGGTATCAAAGTCTTCATTCCATTCAATTAATTGAACATCCTCCTCCACCAAATCCATATTAGTTTCATTAGTATTTATCCTAGTAAAAGTTAGTGATGTTAgaagatatttatgtatttgtgagTATTGTGAAagattaaaatgtaaatttcccCCCAAAACCAGCTAATTAGATTTAATGAGAGAGTATTAATCTCAGTGATAAATTCCATGGACAtcctttcttaatattttacttacatgtgagttaatttattcataaattttaaataagttttccCGTTAAAGTGAACTGGGCGTTTATCATCAACAACATTTAGATCTGAAAGAAATTATCACCGTGAATTAATGATgctattgaaatttaattaggtaatcaggggcgtccgcagggggtgagCTGAAGGGGATATAGCctctcccccaaattaaggaatttttgctttttacgagatcattttttttgaaaggatttaatacttaaaatttcatttttgaaatttttttccaaaaaatttaactttttgtaaattactataaatttttgaattttttttttcaaaaaaatataatcttttgtgaataactgtggatttgttaaaaaatagaatatttgaattttttttccaaaagttttaatatttgaaattaaatttttgaaatttattgtgaccagctctgaatttttgaaattttttcaaaaaatattaatttttggatttaaaaaaaaaaaaaaaattctaaaaacaacctctcaagaaaaaataaaatataatcctgcttACGCCCCTGTTAATAAACGCATCATCAATCGTTTgaaaaattgagattttctcTCACTCACGTTTTTCgcaatattttccaatataattttttcgacatttGCAGGTGTAGCTCCTAAATGAAGGTTTACAGAGGCCGCCGTTAAGACATTTATGTGAATCACATGGTGGTCCTGAAAAACGTGTTATTCGTCGAGAGTCTTTTGCGTGCTCCATTAAATCTTCTACCAAGTGTCCGTTTACTGATAGGCCTTGTATGGCACCATCCAGTCCTATCACAATGTCAGAATTCCTACTCAACGTGTAAGAAAATCTGCAAGAATAGGAgaatgtataatttatgtacaatatgcTCTTTTGAAAagtcatactttattttttaaaggaaattgtgtaaataaaaaagggaaaaaaattatagtagtCCCTTTGACATCAAAGAACAGAATATTCAATAACCGTTAACATTTTCATCATAAGGAGAAATTAAACACAATTCTAACATCTTGAAAACTAATGTAATtacataaaaagatttaatttaaaccCTTTCAACACCGACCTATCACTATGTAGGTATATGATAGGCTCTAAGTATGCACAATGTGCAAATTtgtcatttggaaaaaaaagaggagaaatGCGATCAAATTATATTCCTAAAGAGGTGTGACGTCAGGGggtgggctagaggggctgtagacCTCTCCACTAGAaattactagaaaattgaacatttgaaatttatttaccaaaaatttaattttctttgaatagctatgaagttttaaaatgtctgtccaaaaaatttaatatttggatttttttcccaaaaaattttatattataattttttttccaaaaacaaactaattatttttaatacaaatgttgatttttttcacaaaaaaataattttttgtgaacagctgtggatttttgaattttttttaacaactatggatttttgaaattttttttctaaaaattttattttttaagaattgatatggatttttgaaatatccctcaaaaaaattttatatgagaaatttaatttttgaaattttatgtgaatagctgtggatttttaaaaaatttttcgaaaaaatataatatttgaattttttattcaaaaaatttattctttgaaatttgtttgtatttttcaaatttttttgcaaaaatttaattgtccgtgaacagctgtggatttttgaatttctttcccaaaaagtttaatttattgagaattgctatagatttttgaattttttctgtgaatagttgtggattttttgtctaaaaatttaatatttgaaatttaaaatattgtactaTAGATAGCGTTTTCAGGATATTAAACGGGAGGGAGCCTTTCCCTCccgtttaatatttaatgattatatcatttattgCACAAACATACTTAAATCCTCCGAGATAGAGgggtaaattcaaatttaattctgTCAAAGGAGCATATGAGCTTCCAGTTACAACTTGACCATCATCTAATTGAAGAGAGCCATGCGGTCCTTTTCGTGTAATTTTGACTTTATGCCATTGTCCAATTTGAACACTTTCCTTGGAGGTCATGTTCGCAATTCCACTTCCTAAATCATATCTATATTGAACCTTCTTATTCACTAAATTTAAACTCAGGAAATCTCCATGACCATTTGTGTTTTGTCCATTGTATAAAATCATTCCATTGGGTTGATAAGTGAGGAACCAAACTTGTATCTCAAATGATTTACTCACATGACGAAGTGTCGGTAGTTCGATGTAGGACTTGCTATTGAAACTGGGTACGAAAGTAAAGGCTGATTCATCGGAGAGGGtgactataaaaataaagtgggactaacataaaatgaatattcaatataaatcttttgaactgctgaataattatttttcttcttagatacattacaaaaaataaaactacaattatcCTTTAAGATTCTTCTTAggttttctaaatatataatactcattgtaatgttaatatttttaagatgagAAAATTACCTAATTCACAAAATGTTCCCTTTCTTCCAGGAGGACATTCACAAATAGGTTCAGACTTGACTAACTTGCACTCTCCACCTCCCTTACACGGATTTCGGGTGCAGGCGTTCTTTTCTTCTTGGCATTCTGgtcctgaataattttttttacattgacaaAGATATTTTCCATCTAAGCCCTCAACACATCGACCCTCATTTTTACATGGGCTTGTTTTACACTCTGCTGTTTGACACTCTCCAAGATCCACACGTTTTCTACTTTTAGGTTCTGAGGCTGACTGAATTTTGATGTCCTTATGACCTAGTTTAAATTCACGAATGCACCCAGAAAAGAAGTCTGAAGttccaaaattaattgataagtaattaatattttttattgggtaGCCTCCAATGAAGGGATGAGTAAGAATATCCAGAGATCGGAGAGTTCCTTTTGTTTGTCCACGAACATCTGGATAGGagtccatttttaaaataccatCTCTGTGCCATCTCTTGGCTTGTACTTTGTGCCAGTTGTTGATTTTAATGGGGTGAGATGAAATGATTGAAACTGGACCATCTCCCAGATTGTAGCGAAACTCAATGTATCTaatgatttcaaatttgtttatcAAAACACGTTAATTTGTTCAAGTACTTATGTTTGTACTTGGATGTATATTTCTTACCCTTTGACGATAGCAAGAGAAATAAAGTCGCCCTCGCCGTTGTCATATTGTTGAGCATAAAAGATGAGACCATTGCTATCGAATGACTTAAACTCAATGGACATGCTTAACTTATGATCCACTTTTTCCAAAGCTGCCAACTCCACGTAGGAAGAAAGTCCATTGAATAAAGGTACTAAAGGTTCATGAGCCGACAATTCCATTTCGCATTGATTCCCCATTCGATTTGAGGGACAAAAACATGTAAATGTTCCATCATGTTCCTCACAAGTTCCACCTCCAAGGCAAGGATTACTGGAGCAAGGGCTTTGATCTTCTTGAGAAAGTATACAAAATCGACCATTGACACTACTTTCATAGTCAGTATCACAAATACACTGTCGGGTCTCTGAACAAACACCATGATGAACTGAGCAATCTAGATCATTGATACAATAATCTCCTAAGAGCCCATGGACAGTGATGGAAGTTGGAGTTGCAGGATATTGGTATTGATTGTTGAAACCAGCATCTTGAATGTCACGTGTGGGCTTGATAAGGGATATTGAGGGCTCTACCAAAatatagataaagaaaaaatgtaaggaattacttaataaattaatcaattcacATGAATCTCACTATCAGTGGTAGTTTTGGGCAGTGTTAAGTAGTAATGCTTTAGTTagtaatatattactttaataatattatttttataacaaataatagcTGTATATCAAGATtactttggtaaaaaaaaagtaatctaacgatattactttttaattaagtaatatgttttaacttattaataaaacacTTGATTGAATCTGTCATtacttaagtaatttttaataaaatgtcttaaTCCGATTAGAAGATCAACAACGAAAAAGTTTAAGCAATTCATTCTCTGATTGTAGGTATACaagcaggggcgtctgcaggaggGGATGTAGctcccaaatataatcctgctaGATAGCatatattttcagaaaggaaaaacttataagtttttaaaaaaaattaaaaaaacaacaacataaaagttgaaaaattgcataaataatttgtattatgtGTACAAATGCTAAATTATAAAGtctaatatgtaatatgtaactTATTACTCAAATAGGTAATAATACTCAACACTGGTTTTAGGAGAAGGGGGATTTGGGGCACTTGTctgagtgtattttttttcatttttattcaaatttaaaaaaggccccaaattaaaaagtaatatttatatcgTATGTGGACCCATAGCATTTAGTATGCCCTATGcttgattatataaaaagggGCTACACAAagagtggattttttttaaatttttaatcttgagtttcctaaaaatgttttttgtttaaatgttgaatgccatttataaaaaatgagaatcgtcttttctaaaaaaaggtagaaatattaataaaatttaaaaaaaaacataaattttatctcgccaatttaaaaaaagtttagtatAAGGTTTACAATTTTGTCAGAacgttatattttctttttttatgtcaaattggAGACTGTGTTAgtgaaaagttgaaattcaatcctcGTAACTTTTCAATAATTAGGACAGATCTTCTCTAAAAGAAGGGAGTGTAGAGGGATATCGACTCTTTCGAGTTATTCGACCATTTACTACTTTGGATTATCTTTAAAGTAGATCAAAGGACTAATTATGAAAACTGGCTCTTCTCACCatacaattaaatttgaaagaaattcaaatttttgtgttaCATTAATTTGAGTAAGAGGGGAGTTAAAGCGGACTACCATATATATATCCTGTGTGAACACGTAATATACaccatttatttctaaaaactttacaTAGTTATGATCTACAAGTCTCAACTATACCTCATTTCAAAGTAAAAAGGTTCCGTGATTTCAAATGTGTCTTGTTTGTAGGAGTGGAAATACCACAGGGGCGTTCAAAgtgggtgggctggagggagtgtagaaatgaaggaattttggctttttttcaagaaaatttaattaaattattctaatttttttccccaaaaacttcgtttttctaatttatatttccaataatttttccaaaatattcttatttttctaattttttgtgaatagcggtaaattttgaattttttctcgaaaaactttaataagggaattttttttatttttttgaacaactgtggatttttgaatttttttggaaaaatttaatatttgaattttttttccagaaaattaaattttttatgaaaagatgtaattttttgtgaataaattttgatttttgtaatttttttcgaaaaaatttaatattagatttttttcccgaaaaatttttaaaaattccaaaaataggGCACCCTCTCAAAAGaaatcttgcggacgcccctgtgcCATGACAAATTACATTTAGGAAGCACAAAAATTAGTAACATGTTATTTATTCTCCCCctaaatatgaaacaattttaaaatcacaaaacctctaacactttttttatatactttaacaAAGAGAATAGTTGAGATTTGAAGATATGcaaatttcttagaaataaacTACATATAGTACAAAAGATATccaatgtattcatattttatgtaagtaTAAAATCAAACCTGTATATACATTTGGTGTCTGAGAGacacttttttcttctaattttaaaGCCGCATTAATagaataatagaaattaaatatagttagGTACAAACATACAATAAATGAAACTAGGGCAGAATGAAATCTTCAAttcatattg
The sequence above is drawn from the Lepeophtheirus salmonis chromosome 5, UVic_Lsal_1.4, whole genome shotgun sequence genome and encodes:
- the Pdhb gene encoding pyruvate dehydrogenase E1 component subunit beta, mitochondrial produces the protein MLSGRGVFSLVRRGFSSSFPVNSKALTVRDALNSALDEELDRDDRVFLMGEEVAQYDGAYKVSRGLWKKYGDKRVIDTPITEMGFAGIGVGAAFHGLRPVIEFMTFNFAMQAIDQIINSAAKTFYMSAGSINVPIVFRGANGCAAGVGAQHSQCFAAWYSHCPGLKVISPYDSEDCKGLLKSAIRDPDPVVFLENELLYGVSFDVDDSVISSDFTVPIGKAKIMKEGTDVTLVAHSIGVAFCVEASDALAQEGISCEIINLRSIRPLDFDTIKKSVMKTNHLISVEGGWPQSGVGSEICARMMECDAFHYLDAPVIRVTGADVPMPYAKSCEEKATPQGLNVINAVKKMLNK